The Pseudomonadota bacterium genome has a segment encoding these proteins:
- a CDS encoding PAC2 family protein, producing the protein MRIGGFQLHEPVPECNEPYVLATLHPWIDVNNVGSLVLNELETRFGATELGTLSKPGHFYDFTRYRPTIHLDEGIRDLSIPNTTIHHARREGQNDLILLRLLEPHTHSELYISSVLKLLKTFKAKRYILLGSMYDTVPHTRPLLVSGYGMGEDAIRDIKKIGALPITYHGASTIINLITKEAAESGIAAIVLIVSLPQYVMFGEDYMGKVRLMEILNTLYNIPVDKEDFEKALEQRNLIIERVENSPEVKMLLPQLESMYDMRIKAIKTDGMPQLTPEMEELFWKIMGKDVGRA; encoded by the coding sequence ATGAGAATAGGTGGTTTTCAATTACACGAGCCTGTTCCTGAGTGCAATGAGCCTTATGTTCTGGCCACACTTCATCCCTGGATAGATGTCAACAATGTCGGCAGTCTGGTTCTGAACGAATTGGAGACAAGATTCGGGGCTACGGAATTGGGAACCCTATCCAAACCAGGTCATTTTTACGATTTCACGAGATACCGGCCTACTATCCATCTTGATGAGGGTATTCGTGACCTGTCCATACCCAATACAACAATTCACCATGCAAGAAGAGAAGGACAGAACGATCTTATCCTGCTTCGCCTCCTGGAACCCCATACCCATTCGGAGTTGTATATCAGTTCTGTATTGAAGCTTCTCAAAACCTTTAAAGCGAAGAGATATATTCTTCTGGGAAGCATGTATGATACGGTACCTCACACCAGACCTTTACTTGTCAGCGGATATGGAATGGGAGAAGATGCGATACGGGATATAAAGAAAATAGGCGCCCTGCCTATTACTTATCACGGCGCTTCAACCATTATAAATCTGATCACAAAAGAGGCGGCGGAATCAGGGATTGCAGCAATCGTGCTCATCGTCTCTCTGCCCCAGTATGTTATGTTTGGCGAGGATTATATGGGGAAGGTCAGGCTGATGGAGATATTGAACACGCTTTACAACATCCCTGTCGATAAAGAAGACTTCGAAAAAGCGCTGGAGCAGCGCAATTTAATAATCGAAAGAGTGGAAAACTCCCCGGAGGTTAAAATGCTCCTGCCTCAGCTTGAAAGTATGTATGACATGCGGATTAAAGCGATTAAGACAGATGGAATGCCACAACTTACTCCCGAAATGGAAGAACTCTTCTGGAAAATAATGGGAAAAGATGTAGGGAGAGCATAG
- a CDS encoding nitroreductase family protein yields the protein MIYDLIYDLINKNRSYRRYYQDMAINEEQLKYLVELARLSPSTANLQPLKFILSWTLEKNSLIFPCLGWAGYLKDWGGPEEGEKPSGYITILGDKDIMENFDCNHGIAAQSILLGAVEMGFGGCIIASIQRDKLRAALKIPEKYEILLVITLGVPKELVVINEVKDGNIKYWRDEKDIHHVPKRPLSEIILDL from the coding sequence ATGATATATGACCTGATATATGACCTGATTAATAAAAATAGAAGCTACCGGCGCTATTACCAGGATATGGCAATAAACGAAGAGCAACTTAAATATCTTGTTGAACTTGCCCGTCTTTCCCCTTCAACTGCCAATCTTCAACCCTTAAAATTTATCCTCTCATGGACGTTGGAAAAAAACAGTCTCATATTCCCCTGTCTTGGCTGGGCAGGCTACCTGAAAGACTGGGGAGGCCCGGAGGAAGGAGAAAAGCCCTCCGGTTACATAACAATCCTCGGCGACAAAGATATTATGGAAAACTTTGACTGCAATCACGGAATTGCAGCACAGAGCATTCTATTAGGGGCAGTAGAGATGGGTTTCGGCGGATGCATCATAGCTTCCATACAAAGAGACAAGCTAAGGGCTGCGCTGAAAATACCTGAGAAATATGAGATATTGCTTGTCATCACCCTTGGCGTTCCTAAGGAGCTTGTTGTCATAAACGAAGTAAAAGATGGGAACATAAAATACTGGAGGGACGAAAAAGATATTCACCATGTCCCGAAACGCCCTCTGTCCGAGATCATTCTCGATCTTTAG
- a CDS encoding ParB/RepB/Spo0J family partition protein, with the protein ETDSFKSLMQSIKDKGVLEPLLVTKGDGDSYNLICGERRLAAARQLEFELVPVRVIEAGKESGEVIALQLTENLQREDLNPMDQAKGILAYIQAKLPDKNYDVDGVMNDLVSYKRRPEELSDKIAPTFGAIVEITGKSINTLFNGLSLLKLFTGKSINTLFNGLSLLKLSPEIQAEIQAGTLPVSQGYLFAANLDCPDCDKIFEAIMKTPVTYLALEKLLTAWKKPQPDPGVTKPIPVKKQVKGLVSMKTAFEQGLGTYVREDVENYLYELQVFCDFVQQQVPNIPYGKKKPPQV; encoded by the coding sequence GAAACAGATTCATTCAAATCGCTCATGCAGTCGATCAAAGACAAAGGTGTCCTGGAACCTCTCCTTGTAACAAAAGGAGACGGCGACTCATACAACCTCATATGCGGGGAGAGGCGTCTTGCAGCAGCCCGGCAACTCGAATTTGAATTAGTACCGGTGCGGGTCATAGAAGCAGGTAAGGAATCAGGCGAGGTTATAGCACTTCAACTGACAGAAAACCTCCAAAGAGAAGACTTAAACCCCATGGATCAGGCAAAGGGGATATTGGCGTATATTCAGGCGAAACTTCCCGATAAAAATTATGACGTGGATGGGGTGATGAATGATTTGGTAAGTTACAAGCGAAGACCTGAGGAGCTGTCTGATAAAATTGCCCCAACATTTGGGGCAATTGTAGAAATCACCGGAAAGTCAATAAATACGCTGTTTAACGGGCTATCACTTTTAAAACTTTTCACCGGAAAGTCAATAAATACGCTGTTTAACGGGCTATCACTTTTAAAACTTTCTCCCGAGATTCAGGCCGAAATTCAGGCAGGAACTCTGCCTGTTTCTCAGGGGTACCTATTCGCTGCCAACCTCGATTGCCCTGACTGCGATAAGATTTTTGAGGCCATTATGAAGACGCCTGTAACCTATCTCGCACTTGAGAAATTGCTTACGGCATGGAAGAAACCCCAACCGGACCCGGGTGTCACAAAACCCATACCTGTGAAGAAGCAGGTTAAAGGTCTTGTATCAATGAAGACAGCTTTTGAGCAAGGCCTTGGAACCTATGTACGGGAAGACGTTGAAAATTATCTCTATGAACTGCAGGTTTTCTGTGATTTTGTACAACAACAGGTGCCTAACATCCCATACGGCAAGAAAAAACCGCCACAGGTATGA
- a CDS encoding cupin domain-containing protein: MKITNLEVTEKIKVVMEGAHKAFKQIPISKQDGSPNFVFRVFTIEPDGHTPYHQHPFEHVNYIIEGKGAVVIEGKKEKPVQKGDFVLVLPGEIHQYMNKSKNEPLVLICAVPKEYE, encoded by the coding sequence ATGAAAATCACCAATCTTGAAGTAACGGAGAAAATTAAGGTCGTCATGGAAGGTGCACACAAAGCCTTTAAACAAATCCCCATATCGAAACAAGACGGTTCGCCCAATTTTGTCTTTCGGGTTTTTACAATCGAGCCGGACGGACACACCCCGTACCATCAGCATCCCTTTGAGCATGTAAATTATATCATTGAAGGAAAAGGCGCTGTTGTAATTGAGGGCAAAAAAGAAAAGCCCGTTCAAAAAGGTGATTTTGTTCTTGTTCTACCCGGAGAAATTCATCAGTACATGAATAAATCAAAAAATGAACCCCTTGTCTTGATCTGTGCAGTTCCTAAGGAATACGAATAG